The Ascochyta rabiei chromosome 5, complete sequence genome has a segment encoding these proteins:
- a CDS encoding putative 26S proteasome regulatory subunit: MDDIHAPTVSSGPTSGGYTNGVPKEQLSLQELIAERGRVETELKALGQVLDSHGVNMSTGLTTFDGFPRSDIDVPQIRTTRARIIRLKNDYKDLMSRIEKGLHEHHARLAEQAQSSPAATRQAQAGHGASPATLEAPFAKVNSVVAGSPADEAGLQVGDSITKFGWVDWTNHERLGRVAEAVSQNEGIPITVKALRPSSSGGPSETVQMQLTPRRDWGGRGLLGCHLLPL; this comes from the exons ATGGACGATATTCACGCGCCTACCGTCTCTTCAGGGCCAACATCTGGAGGCTACACAAATGGAGTGCCAAAGGAGCAGCTCTCGCTGCAGGAGCTCATTGCAGAGAGGGGCAGGGTTGAGACAGAGCTCAAAGCCCTGGGGCAAGTCCTGGATTCG CATGGTGTCAACATGAGCACTGGCCTTACCACTTTCGATGGCTTCCCTCGCAGTGACATCGATGTCCCTCAGA TACGAACGACTCGAGCGCGCATAATACGGCTCAAGAACGACTACAAAGACCTCATGTCACGCATTGAGAAGGGCCTGCACGAGCACCATGCGCGACTCGCGGAGCAGGCACAGAGCAGCCCCGCTGCAACACGCCAGGCACAGGCAGGACATGGTGCATCCCCAGCGACTCTAGAGGCGCCCTTCGCGAAGGTCAATAGTGTGGTAGCGGGTAGCCCGGCTGATGAGGCCGGCCTGCAAGTGGGCGACAGCATAACCAAGTTTGGCTGGGTGGACTGGACAAACCATGAGAGATTGGGGCGAGTAGCTGAGGCTGTGTCGCAAAATGAGGGA ATTCCGATTACAGTCAAAGCCCTGAGGCCTAGCAGCTCAGGTGGCCCATCGGAGACTGTACAGATGCAGCTTACACCGCGAAGGGATTGGGGAGGACGAGGCTTGTTGGGTTGCCATTTGCTGCCCTTGTAA
- a CDS encoding GTP-binding nuclear protein gsp1/Ran, protein MLALIEQHKTVKAIKEADDDDVDALAGSDKVLRWLDQMACVTACNGKGWSIEWAAVLVAWRIGFGTTSMIPVVQLLHQKKFEILYKASLVDAWSTASALSAWARLRTERESVAPGQIFKTNLFIAPPLNPSLPSPLSTKEILRNTLPTTPPQQTTTMAETSGEVPTFKLVLVGDGGTGKTTFVKRHLTGEFEKKYIATLGVEVHPLGFTTNLGQIQFDVWDTAGQEKFGGLRDGYYINGQCGIIMFDVTSRITYKNVPNWHRDLVRVCENIPIVLTGNKVDVKERKVKAKSITFHRKKNLQYYDISAKSNYNFEKPFLWLARKLVGNQTLEFVAAPALAPPEVQVDQAVLEQYQKEMQDAAGLPLPDEDDADL, encoded by the exons ATGTTGGCGCTTATCGAGCAGCACAAGACCGTCAAGGCCATCAAGGAAGCAGATGACGATGACGTGGACGCACTGGCCGGTTCTGATAAAGTATTGCGGTGGTTGGATCAAATGGCTTGCGTGACGGCCTGCAATGGGAAAGGCTGGAGCATCGAGTGGGCAGCAGTACTGGTTGCGTGGCGCATTGGGTTTGGGACAACAAGCATGATACCCGTCGTTCAATTGCTGCATCAGAAAAAGTTCGAGATTCTGT ACAAAGCCAGCCTTGTCGATGCCTGGAGTACTGCCTCTGCCTTGAGCGCTTGGGCCAGGTTGCGGACAGAGCGCGAGAGCGTGGCACCCGGCCAAATCTTCAAAACAAACCTCTTCATTGCCCCTCCACTCAACCCGTCTCTTCCTTCCCCACTCTCTACTAAAGAG ATTTTGCGCAACACATTGCCTACTACCCCACCACAACAGACCACAACCATGGCCGAAACAAGCGGCGAGGTCCCAACCTTCAAGCTCGTGCTTGTTGGTGACGGCGGTACAGGAAAG ACCACTTTCGTCAAGCGCCATTTGACCGGAGAGTTCGAGAAGAAGTACATTGCGACCCTCGGTGTCGAAGTTCACCCTCTTGGCTTCACCACC AACCTTGGGCAGATCCAGTTCGACGTCTGGGACACAGCTGGCCAGGAGAAGTTCGGTGGTCTCCGTGATGGATACTACATCAACGGACAGTGCGGTATCATCATGTTCGATGTCACCTCGCGTATCACATACAAGAATGTTCCCAACTGGCACC GCGATCTCGTCCGTGTCTGCGAGAACATCCCCATTGTTCTTACCGGTAACAAGGTTGACGTCAAGGAGCGCAAGGTCAAGGCCAAGTCCATTACCTTCCACCGCAAGAAGAACCTCCAGTACTACGATATCTCCGCCAAATCCAACTACAACTTCGAGAAGCCCTTCCTCTGGCTTGCCAGGAAACTCGTCGGTAACCAGACTTTG GAATTCGTCGCCGCCCCAGCTCTGGCTCCTCCCGAGGTCCAGGTCGACCAGGCTGTTCTCGAGCAGTACCAGAAGGAGATGCAGGACGCCGCTGGTCTGCCCCTGCCTGACGAGGACGACGCCGACTTGTAG